In one window of Helianthus annuus cultivar XRQ/B chromosome 17, HanXRQr2.0-SUNRISE, whole genome shotgun sequence DNA:
- the LOC110932577 gene encoding uncharacterized protein LOC110932577, translated as MAPKRRVNTRHSGTNTSDDTPLEALVANAVNTAIAGLVPNLLQQLQQMNHGGNHNGPPPGGNHNGPPPGGNHNGPPPGVEAENWIAHIEKLFEVLGVDDVFKVRLATYKLEDDAHRWWKILKSSHGGDNYAATLSWDEFCSLFYQQYFTDADRSEYLREYLSIMQRNDEPIMEFKNRFCRLVSFLGPAAGTIELQTNSFKWAICDRDRKFILNLRFNDINEIVDAVKNLDNDKKHRQKAFDDNRKRPRENNQDHSSFRAGNDQSLAPRDRKHCSDKNFNNHSRNGGNRNQNHKPAQNQTQQNQAPIRAQPLNQQNPQPNRDPPCATCGKPQKVFVAELKALVSNVEMQDT; from the exons ATGGCTCCTAAAAGACGTGTGAATACTCGTCATAGTGGGACTAATACCTCAGATGACACTCCTCTCGAGGCTCTTGTTGCTAACGCCGTCAATACAGCTATTGCGGGTTTAGTTCCTAACTTATTACAGCAGTTACAACAAATGAATCATGGAGGTAACCATAATGGACCACCACCAGGAGGTAACCACAATGGACCACCACCAGGAGGTAACCATAACGGACCACCACCAGGAG TTGAGGCGGAAAACTGGATCGCTCATATCGAGAAATTGTTTGAAGTGTTGGGCGTTGATGATGTGTTCAAAGTCAGGCTTGCTACTTACAAATTGGAGGATGATGCTCATAGGTGGTGGAAGATTTTGAAAAGTTCTCATGGAGGAGATAATTACGCAGCTACACTCTCATGGGATGAGTTTTGCTCATTGTTTTATCAGCAGTATTTCACTGATGCTGATCGTAGTGAATATCTGAGAGAGTATTTATCCATCATGCAGAGAAATGATGAGCCTATCATGGAATTTAAGAACCGTTTCTGTCGCTTGGTTAGTTTTCTAGGCCCCGCCGCTGGCACGATAGAGCTGCAGACAAACTCTTTCAAGTGGGCTATATGTGACCGGGATAGGAAGTTTATCCTGAATCTTCGTTTCAATGACATTAATGAGATTGTTGACGCGGTTAAGAACTTGGATAACGATAAGAAGCATCGTCAGAAGGCGTTTGATGATAACCGCAAACGCCCAAGGGAAAATAATCAGGATCACTCTTCTTTTCGCGCTGGAAACGATCAGTCCTTAGCACCCCGAGACCGTAAACATTGTTCTGATAAGAATTTCAACAATCATTCACGAAATGGGGggaatcgaaatcaaaatcataAGCCTGCACAGAACCAGACACAACAGAATCAGGCCCCCATTAGAGCACAACCACTGAATCAACAAAACCCACAACCGAATCGTGATCCTCCTTGCGCCACTTGCGGGAAACCTCAAAAGGTATTTGTCGCCGAGCTGAAGGCCTTAGTTTCAAATGTGGAGATGCAGGACACATGA